In a genomic window of Mycolicibacillus parakoreensis:
- a CDS encoding cytochrome P450 produces MSTPIVDQAATVLADPTAYTDEDRLHTALSHLRAHAPVSRVDRPPYRPFWAITRHADVMDVERDNAVWINAPRPVLMTAEADDMQRQQEAAGMGLRTLIHMDDPHHHKMRAIAADWFRPKAMRAMKARVDELARIYVDKMAEIGPSCDFVQEVAVNYPLYVIMSLLGLPESDFPRMLKLTQELFGGDDDEYRRGFTPEEQLPVLLDFFNYFSTLTADRRAHPTEDLASTIANARVDGAPLSDVDTASYYVILATAGHDTTSAAIAGGLRALIEHPDQLDRLRADPALMATAVEEIIRWVTPVKEFMRTATVDTTVGGVAIPRGDSVYLAYASANRDEAVFDEPFRFDVARDPNKHLSFGYGVHFCVASALARMEINSFFSELVPRLDSIELTGDPELIATTFVGGLKHLPIRYRVR; encoded by the coding sequence ATGAGCACACCGATTGTCGACCAGGCGGCCACGGTGCTGGCCGATCCGACCGCCTACACCGACGAGGACCGTCTGCACACGGCGCTGAGCCATCTGCGCGCCCACGCCCCGGTGTCGCGGGTGGACCGGCCGCCGTATCGGCCGTTCTGGGCGATCACCCGCCACGCCGACGTCATGGACGTCGAACGCGACAACGCGGTGTGGATCAACGCCCCGCGCCCGGTGCTGATGACCGCCGAGGCCGACGACATGCAGCGGCAGCAGGAGGCGGCCGGCATGGGTCTGCGCACCCTGATCCACATGGACGACCCGCACCATCACAAGATGCGGGCGATCGCCGCCGACTGGTTTCGCCCCAAGGCGATGCGCGCGATGAAGGCCCGGGTCGACGAGCTGGCCCGAATCTACGTCGACAAGATGGCCGAGATCGGACCCTCCTGCGATTTCGTCCAGGAGGTCGCGGTCAACTATCCGCTGTACGTCATCATGTCGCTGTTGGGCCTGCCGGAATCGGATTTCCCGCGGATGCTCAAACTCACCCAGGAGCTCTTCGGCGGCGACGACGACGAGTACCGGCGCGGCTTCACCCCCGAGGAGCAGCTGCCGGTGCTGCTGGACTTCTTCAACTACTTCAGCACCCTGACCGCCGACCGCCGCGCCCACCCCACCGAGGATCTCGCCTCGACGATCGCCAACGCCCGCGTCGACGGCGCCCCGCTCTCCGACGTCGACACCGCCTCCTACTACGTCATCTTGGCCACCGCCGGGCACGACACCACCAGCGCCGCCATCGCCGGGGGATTGCGGGCGCTCATCGAGCATCCCGACCAGCTCGACCGGTTGCGCGCCGATCCGGCCCTGATGGCCACCGCCGTGGAGGAGATCATCCGCTGGGTCACCCCGGTCAAGGAGTTCATGCGCACCGCCACCGTCGACACCACGGTCGGCGGGGTGGCGATCCCGCGGGGCGACTCGGTGTATCTGGCGTATGCGTCGGCCAACCGCGACGAGGCGGTCTTCGACGAGCCGTTCCGGTTCGATGTGGCCCGCGATCCCAACAAGCATCTGTCGTTCGGCTACGGCGTGCACTTCTGTGTGGCCTCGGCGCTGGCACGCATGGAGATCAACAGTTTCTTTTCCGAGCTCGTGCCCCGGCTGGACTCCATCGAGCTCACCGGGGACCCGGAGTTGATCGCGACCACCTTCGTCGGCGGACTCAAACACCTCCCGATCCGCTACCGGGTGCGCTGA
- the mftE gene encoding mycofactocin biosynthesis peptidyl-dipeptidase MftE: MALPAHSTYHRRVAFPVGLGGLTAAQVSDSSAAVLVPVGSTEQHGPHLPLDTDTRIATAVAGEAAARLAPQGHWMLAPALGYGASGEHQGFAGTISLGTEALTLVLVEYGRSAMEWARRLIFVNGHGGNVQALRAAVALLRREGRDVAWVPCTTVGADAHAGHTETSLLLYLSPLDVATDRCERGNGASLAELMPAIRQGGIRAVSEVGVLGDPTTATAVDGQRIFTEMVTECVRRIGAGRVGDDGMLA; this comes from the coding sequence ATCGCGCTCCCGGCGCATTCGACCTACCATCGGCGGGTGGCTTTCCCTGTCGGACTTGGTGGGTTGACGGCTGCACAGGTGTCTGACTCCTCGGCCGCGGTGCTGGTCCCCGTCGGGTCGACCGAACAGCACGGACCCCATCTGCCGTTGGACACCGACACCCGGATCGCGACCGCGGTCGCCGGCGAGGCCGCCGCCCGGCTCGCGCCGCAGGGGCACTGGATGCTGGCCCCCGCCCTGGGCTACGGGGCCAGCGGCGAACACCAGGGGTTCGCCGGCACGATCTCGCTGGGCACCGAGGCGTTGACGTTGGTGCTGGTCGAGTACGGCCGCTCGGCCATGGAGTGGGCCCGGCGGCTGATCTTCGTCAACGGCCACGGCGGCAACGTGCAGGCCCTGCGCGCCGCGGTGGCGCTGTTGCGCCGGGAGGGCCGCGACGTGGCCTGGGTGCCGTGTACTACCGTGGGCGCCGACGCGCACGCGGGGCACACCGAAACGTCGCTGCTGCTGTACTTGTCACCGCTGGATGTGGCGACCGACCGGTGCGAGCGGGGCAATGGCGCGTCGTTGGCTGAGTTGATGCCCGCCATCCGGCAAGGCGGCATCCGTGCGGTGAGCGAGGTGGGGGTGCTGGGGGATCCGACGACGGCGACCGCGGTCGACGGGCAGCGTATCTTCACCGAGATGGTGACCGAGTGCGTCCGGCGGATCGGCGCCGGCAGAGTGGGGGACGACGGGATGTTGGCATGA
- the mftF gene encoding mycofactocin biosynthesis glycosyltransferase MftF (Members of this protein family, MftF, are glycosyltransferases, members of PF00535 (glycosyl transferase family 2). The encoding gene is found as part of the mycofactocin cassette, in Mycobacterium tuberculosis, many other Actinobacteria, and occasional members of other lineages. Mycofactocin itself, a putative redox carrier, is a heavily modified derivative of the C-terminal Val-Tyr dipeptide of the mycofactocin precursor MftA (TIGR03969).): MSQPRLPDGFAVQMDRRVRVLGRGSALLGGSPTRLLRLAPAAQLMLTDGRLRVHDADSARLARTLLDATVAHPRPETGPSHHDVTVVIPVRDNGPGVARLVRTLRGLRVIVVDDGSVDPVRVEDLSAADCTVEVLRHRSSRGPAAARNTGLRACTSDYVAFLDSDVVPRRGWLEALLGHFCDPTVALVAPRIVSLVQEDTPIARYEAVHSSLDLGGREAPVIPYSTVSYVPSAAIICRRDILAEIGGFDEGLCSGEDVDLCWRLVESGARLRYEPVALVGHDHRTHLAGWLSRKAYYGQSAAPLSVRHPDKTAPLVVSGWTMAIWAVMMLGARVGYPASLLLAALTGGRVARALRGPDTRPHDVIVVLVRGLMSSVLQLASALCREYWPLALIVVLVSRRCRQAVVVIAVVEGLVDWLRRSRAAQADVKPIGPLSYLLLKRLDDLAYGTGVWNGMVGEHSLRALRPVIRA, encoded by the coding sequence ATGAGCCAGCCACGCCTGCCCGACGGCTTCGCCGTGCAGATGGACCGCCGGGTCCGGGTGCTCGGTCGCGGCTCGGCGCTGCTCGGCGGCTCGCCGACCCGGTTGCTGCGGTTGGCCCCGGCGGCGCAACTGATGCTCACCGACGGGCGGTTGCGGGTCCACGACGCCGACAGCGCCCGACTGGCGCGCACCCTGCTCGACGCGACCGTGGCCCATCCGCGCCCCGAGACCGGGCCGTCGCATCACGACGTGACCGTGGTGATCCCGGTGCGCGACAACGGCCCCGGCGTCGCGCGGTTGGTGCGGACGCTGCGCGGCCTTCGGGTCATCGTCGTCGACGACGGTTCGGTCGACCCGGTCCGCGTCGAGGACCTCAGTGCGGCCGACTGCACCGTCGAAGTGCTGCGCCACCGGTCCAGTCGGGGCCCGGCGGCCGCCCGCAACACCGGCCTGCGGGCCTGCACCAGTGACTACGTCGCGTTCCTGGACTCCGATGTGGTGCCGCGCCGCGGGTGGCTGGAGGCGCTGCTGGGGCATTTCTGCGACCCGACCGTGGCGTTGGTGGCCCCCCGGATCGTCAGCCTGGTGCAGGAGGACACCCCGATCGCCCGCTACGAGGCGGTGCACTCGTCGCTGGACCTCGGCGGCCGGGAGGCGCCGGTCATCCCCTACAGCACGGTGTCGTACGTGCCGAGCGCGGCGATCATCTGCCGCCGTGACATCCTCGCCGAGATCGGCGGTTTCGACGAGGGCCTGTGCTCCGGGGAAGACGTCGACCTGTGTTGGCGGCTGGTGGAGTCCGGTGCGCGGCTGCGCTACGAACCGGTCGCGCTGGTCGGCCACGACCATCGCACCCACCTGGCCGGCTGGCTGTCCCGCAAGGCCTACTACGGGCAGTCCGCCGCGCCGCTGAGCGTGCGCCACCCGGATAAGACCGCGCCGCTGGTGGTCTCCGGGTGGACGATGGCCATCTGGGCGGTGATGATGCTCGGTGCGCGGGTGGGCTACCCGGCGTCGCTGTTGCTGGCCGCGCTGACCGGGGGCAGGGTCGCGCGCGCGCTGCGCGGACCCGACACCCGCCCCCACGACGTGATCGTCGTGCTCGTGCGCGGTCTGATGTCCTCGGTGCTGCAACTGGCCTCGGCGCTGTGCCGCGAATACTGGCCGTTGGCGCTGATCGTCGTGCTGGTGTCACGCCGCTGCAGGCAGGCGGTGGTAGTCATCGCCGTCGTCGAGGGGCTGGTGGATTGGTTGCGGCGCAGTCGCGCCGCCCAAGCCGACGTCAAACCGATCGGTCCGCTGAGCTATCTGCTGCTCAAACGCCTCGACGACCTCGCCTACGGCACCGGGGTCTGGAACGGGATGGTCGGCGAACACAGCCTGCGGGCACTAAGACCCGTGATCCGGGCCTGA
- the mftB gene encoding mycofactocin biosynthesis chaperone MftB (MftB, a small protein, is a peptide chaperone that assists the radical SAM enzyme MftC in performing two modifications to the C-terminal Val-Tyr dipeptide of the mycofactocin precursor peptide, MftA. MftB's role is analogous to the role of PqqD in the biosynthesis of PQQ, a cofactor that derives entirely from a Tyr and a Glu in the precursor PqqA.) — protein sequence MRGLLSVPAPAVTDFDPDVTWRLHPQVAVRPEPFGALLYHFGTRKLSFLKNRTIVEVVTMLADHPDARSACRAAGVADEDNAPYLHALGVLARSNMLVPEENP from the coding sequence GTGCGGGGTCTACTGAGCGTGCCCGCACCCGCCGTGACGGACTTCGACCCCGACGTCACCTGGCGGTTGCATCCTCAGGTGGCGGTGCGCCCCGAGCCGTTCGGGGCGTTGCTCTACCACTTCGGTACCCGCAAGCTGTCGTTTTTGAAGAACCGCACCATCGTCGAGGTGGTGACGATGTTGGCCGATCACCCCGATGCGCGTTCGGCGTGTCGAGCGGCCGGCGTCGCCGACGAGGACAACGCCCCCTATCTGCATGCCCTCGGTGTGCTGGCCCGATCGAACATGCTCGTCCCCGAGGAGAATCCATGA
- the mftC gene encoding mycofactocin radical SAM maturase (MftC is a radical SAM/SPASM enzyme that catalyzes the first two steps in biosynthesis of the electron carrier mycofactocin from the terminal Val-Tyr dipeptide of the precursor peptide MftA.): MTSVAPVPRLVDQFESGLDAPICLTWELTYACNLACVHCLSSSGRRDPRELSTQQCKDIIDELERMQVFYVNIGGGEPTVRSDFWELVDYATAHHVGVKFSTNGLRITPEVAAKLAASDYVDVQISLDGATAEVNDAIRGAGSYDMALRALQNLADAGFADAKISVVATRHNIDQLDDFAALADRFGATLRITRLRPSGRGVDVWDELHPTAAQQTQLYDWLVAKGEKVLTGDSFFHLSGLGQPGALSGLNLCGAGRVVCLIDPVGDVYACPFAIHDRFLAGNVLTDGGFDSVWKNAPLFLELREPQSAGACATCEFFDSCRGGCMAAKFFTGLPLDGPDPECIQGYGESALAADRHKPRPSGDHSHRGRPAPVPLTLGAPPKRLCDESPV, encoded by the coding sequence ATGACGTCCGTAGCCCCCGTTCCCCGCCTGGTCGACCAGTTCGAGAGTGGACTGGACGCACCGATCTGTCTGACGTGGGAACTGACCTACGCGTGCAACCTGGCGTGCGTGCACTGTCTGTCCTCGTCGGGCCGACGCGACCCGCGCGAGCTGTCCACGCAGCAGTGCAAGGACATCATCGACGAACTCGAACGCATGCAGGTGTTCTATGTGAACATCGGTGGCGGCGAACCGACTGTGCGGTCGGATTTTTGGGAGTTGGTCGACTACGCCACCGCGCACCACGTGGGGGTGAAGTTCTCCACCAACGGGTTGCGGATCACCCCGGAGGTGGCCGCCAAACTGGCGGCCAGCGACTACGTCGACGTGCAGATCTCCCTCGACGGCGCCACCGCGGAGGTCAACGACGCCATCCGCGGCGCCGGCTCCTACGACATGGCCCTGCGCGCCCTGCAGAACCTCGCCGACGCCGGCTTCGCCGACGCCAAGATCTCGGTGGTGGCCACCCGGCACAACATCGACCAGTTGGACGACTTCGCGGCGCTGGCCGACCGGTTCGGCGCGACGCTGCGGATCACCCGGCTGCGGCCCTCCGGTCGCGGTGTCGACGTCTGGGACGAGTTGCACCCCACCGCCGCCCAGCAGACCCAGCTCTACGACTGGCTGGTCGCCAAGGGGGAGAAGGTGCTGACCGGCGACTCGTTCTTCCACCTCTCCGGACTGGGGCAGCCCGGCGCGTTGTCGGGGCTCAACCTGTGCGGCGCCGGTCGGGTGGTCTGCCTGATCGACCCCGTGGGGGACGTGTACGCCTGCCCGTTCGCCATCCACGACCGGTTCCTGGCCGGAAACGTGTTGACCGACGGGGGCTTCGACAGCGTCTGGAAGAACGCTCCGCTGTTCTTGGAGCTGCGTGAACCCCAGTCCGCGGGTGCGTGTGCCACCTGCGAATTCTTCGACAGCTGCCGGGGCGGCTGCATGGCGGCGAAGTTCTTCACCGGGCTGCCCTTGGACGGGCCGGACCCGGAATGCATTCAGGGCTACGGCGAATCCGCGTTGGCCGCCGATCGGCACAAGCCCCGGCCCAGCGGTGATCACTCGCACCGTGGACGGCCCGCCCCGGTGCCGCTGACCCTCGGCGCGCCGCCCAAACGACTCTGTGATGAAAGCCCGGTGTAG
- the mftD gene encoding pre-mycofactocin synthase MftD (MftD, an enzyme found in the mycofactocin biosynthesis locus, performs an oxidative deamination of 3-amino-5-[(p-hydroxyphenyl)methyl]-4,4-dimethyl-2-pyrrolidinone (AHDP). The resulting compound, now called pre-mycofactocin (PMFT), is a biologically active redox cofactor that can oxidize the non-exchangeable NADH of TIGR03971 family SDR-type oxidoreductases.) — translation MARAQWFETVAIAQQRAKKRLPKSAYSSLISASEKGITVSDNVESFSELGFAPHVVGASAKRDLATTVMGQDISFPVVISPTGVQAVDPEGEVAVARAAAARGTAMGLSSFASKPMEDVIAVNPQVFFQVYWLGGRDAIAERVERARAAGAVGLIATTDWSFSHGRDWGSPTIPEKMDLPTMLRMMPEALARPGWLWRFGKTLHPPNLRVPNQGKSGEPGPPFFSAYGEWMGTPPPTWDDIAWLRELWGGPFMLKGVMRVDDAKRAVDAGVSAISVSNHGGNNLDGTPAAIRALPAIADAVGDQVEVLLDGGIRRGSDVVKSLALGARAVMIGRAYLWGLAAAGQAGVENVLDILRGGIDSALMGLGCSSVHDLTPEHIVIPEGFTRLLGVPASERPGP, via the coding sequence ATGGCCCGTGCCCAGTGGTTCGAGACAGTCGCGATCGCGCAGCAGCGCGCAAAGAAGCGGCTGCCCAAATCAGCGTACTCATCACTGATTTCGGCGAGCGAAAAAGGAATCACGGTCTCGGACAACGTTGAATCCTTCAGTGAACTCGGGTTCGCCCCCCATGTGGTCGGTGCGTCGGCGAAGCGTGACCTCGCCACAACGGTGATGGGACAAGATATCTCGTTTCCGGTCGTCATCTCGCCCACGGGTGTTCAGGCGGTCGATCCCGAGGGTGAGGTGGCCGTCGCGCGTGCCGCGGCGGCCCGGGGGACCGCGATGGGGCTCTCCTCGTTCGCCAGCAAGCCGATGGAGGACGTCATCGCGGTCAACCCGCAGGTGTTCTTCCAGGTCTACTGGCTCGGTGGTCGCGACGCGATCGCCGAACGGGTGGAGCGGGCCCGCGCCGCCGGGGCGGTCGGATTGATCGCCACCACCGACTGGTCGTTCTCCCACGGTCGCGACTGGGGCAGCCCGACGATCCCCGAGAAGATGGACCTGCCCACGATGTTGCGGATGATGCCCGAGGCGTTGGCGCGGCCGGGTTGGTTGTGGCGCTTCGGCAAGACGCTGCACCCGCCCAACCTGCGGGTGCCCAACCAGGGCAAATCCGGCGAGCCGGGGCCGCCGTTCTTCTCCGCCTACGGTGAGTGGATGGGCACCCCGCCGCCGACCTGGGACGACATCGCCTGGCTGCGCGAACTGTGGGGCGGGCCGTTCATGCTCAAGGGCGTGATGCGTGTCGATGACGCGAAAAGAGCGGTGGACGCGGGGGTTTCGGCGATCTCGGTGTCGAACCACGGCGGCAACAACCTCGACGGCACACCCGCGGCGATCCGGGCGCTGCCGGCCATCGCCGACGCGGTCGGCGACCAGGTCGAGGTGCTCCTCGACGGCGGTATCCGCCGCGGCAGCGACGTCGTCAAATCCCTCGCGCTGGGGGCCCGCGCAGTGATGATCGGGCGCGCCTACCTGTGGGGGCTGGCCGCCGCCGGCCAGGCCGGGGTCGAGAACGTCCTCGACATCCTGCGCGGCGGCATCGACTCGGCGTTGATGGGGCTGGGCTGCTCCTCGGTCCACGACCTGACACCGGAGCACATCGTGATCCCGGAGGGCTTCACCCGGCTGCTGGGCGTGCCCGCGTCCGAGCGTCCCGGCCCCTGA
- the mftA gene encoding mycofactocin precursor MftA (Mycofactocin is a small molecule electron carrier derived from the final two amino acids, Val-Tyr, of MftA, the mycofactocin precursor. It plays a role in redox homeostasis and the metabolism of alcohols and aldehydes in Actinobacteria, including Mycobacterium tuberculosis.) — protein sequence MDQDQQTENTELVTESLVEEVSIDGMCGVY from the coding sequence ATGGACCAGGACCAGCAGACCGAGAACACCGAACTCGTCACCGAGAGCCTCGTGGAAGAAGTCTCGATCGACGGGATGTGCGGGGTCTACTGA
- a CDS encoding carboxylesterase/lipase family protein, which produces MSTGSSRRRAWARPLLWTLVTVLVAAGCAQSHSATSAVAPDTRAPAAALAPDAAVVATESGAVRGVVGADHRLFAGIPYAAPPVGPWRWQPPRATTPWTGVRDATRPGPPCIQDTSAMGSEACLTVNVWTPLRRAAGRRPVLVWLHGGGFINGHGDIYDARRLASRGDVIVVTLNYRLGALGFLAHPALGPHGRVGNYGLLDQQAALRWVRDNISHFGGDPAKVTIAGESAGGMSVCDHLVAPASAGLFRSAIIQSGPCHAQVDIDTGERISETFAADLGCGGPEADPEAIARCLRALPVTRLATSPWYVHIDTHSLTGPVTGTAVLPVDPVDGFAAGRAAPVPVLVGSNHDEFTMFAALTYLRTGTELTAAGYPGALARTMGADAAAVQAQYPPARHGGSVSLAFAAAVGDHVFACVANRITEALAAHDAPVYAYEFADPRPPAPQGLAGTPFPLGASHALEVGYLFDVAGLPAPSPAQRRLSDQMIDYWARFVITGDPNGPGQPRWPAFEDRPGGARWMSLRPDGSRVTTDFAAEHQCRFWDALAAGSR; this is translated from the coding sequence GTGTCGACCGGATCTTCACGCCGCCGGGCGTGGGCGCGCCCGCTGCTGTGGACCCTGGTGACCGTGCTGGTGGCCGCCGGCTGCGCCCAGAGCCACAGCGCGACGTCCGCGGTGGCCCCGGACACCCGGGCCCCGGCGGCGGCCCTCGCCCCGGATGCGGCCGTGGTGGCCACCGAGTCCGGCGCGGTGCGCGGCGTGGTCGGCGCCGACCACCGGCTCTTCGCCGGGATCCCCTACGCGGCGCCGCCGGTGGGCCCGTGGCGCTGGCAGCCGCCGCGGGCGACCACCCCCTGGACCGGGGTCCGCGACGCCACCCGGCCGGGCCCGCCGTGCATCCAGGACACCAGCGCGATGGGCAGCGAGGCCTGCCTGACGGTCAACGTCTGGACCCCGCTGCGCCGCGCCGCCGGGCGCCGACCCGTGCTCGTCTGGCTCCACGGCGGCGGATTCATCAACGGCCACGGCGACATCTACGACGCGCGCCGGCTCGCCAGCCGCGGCGACGTCATCGTGGTCACCCTCAACTACCGGCTCGGCGCGTTGGGTTTTCTGGCCCACCCCGCCCTCGGCCCGCACGGGCGCGTCGGCAACTACGGCCTGCTCGACCAGCAGGCCGCGCTGCGGTGGGTGCGCGACAACATCAGCCACTTCGGCGGTGACCCCGCCAAGGTGACCATCGCCGGGGAGTCCGCCGGCGGGATGTCGGTCTGCGACCACCTGGTGGCGCCGGCCTCGGCCGGGCTGTTCCGCTCGGCGATCATCCAGAGCGGCCCGTGCCACGCCCAGGTCGACATCGACACCGGCGAACGGATCAGCGAGACCTTCGCCGCCGACCTCGGCTGCGGCGGGCCCGAGGCCGACCCGGAGGCGATCGCGCGCTGCCTGCGGGCGCTGCCGGTGACCCGGCTGGCGACCTCGCCGTGGTACGTCCACATCGACACCCACTCGCTGACCGGGCCGGTCACCGGCACCGCGGTGCTGCCGGTCGACCCGGTCGACGGCTTCGCCGCCGGCCGCGCGGCGCCGGTCCCGGTGCTGGTGGGCAGCAACCACGACGAGTTCACGATGTTCGCCGCCCTGACCTATCTGCGCACCGGAACGGAGCTGACCGCCGCCGGCTACCCCGGGGCGCTGGCCCGCACGATGGGCGCCGACGCGGCCGCCGTGCAGGCGCAGTATCCGCCGGCCCGCCACGGCGGCAGCGTCTCGCTGGCGTTCGCCGCGGCCGTCGGCGACCACGTGTTCGCCTGTGTGGCCAACCGGATCACCGAGGCGCTGGCCGCCCACGACGCGCCGGTCTACGCCTACGAGTTCGCCGATCCGCGGCCCCCCGCGCCCCAGGGGTTGGCCGGCACCCCGTTCCCGCTCGGGGCCAGCCACGCGCTGGAGGTGGGGTACCTGTTCGACGTCGCCGGGCTGCCCGCGCCGAGTCCCGCCCAGCGCCGGCTCTCCGACCAGATGATCGACTACTGGGCCCGGTTCGTGATCACCGGGGACCCCAACGGCCCGGGCCAGCCGCGGTGGCCGGCCTTCGAGGACCGCCCCGGCGGCGCCCGGTGGATGTCGCTGCGCCCCGACGGCAGCCGGGTCACCACCGATTTCGCCGCCGAGCACCAGTGCCGGTTCTGGGACGCGCTGGCCGCCGGGTCGCGGTAG
- the mftG gene encoding mycofactocin dehydrogenase MftG: MTTPTRDVVVIGAGSAGSIVAARLAADPACAVTVIEAGPRPPAGTQAAGRLPLADRSAVARRYRTRLTANPPRWAHVIGGHTVGGSGAVNGGYFCRAVPADFDAGWPTGWSWPQALDHFRALEDDLDFTGPAHGRGGRIAVRRSRDFAGVTASFAAAARRAGFRWIPDLNDAGRELPEGFGSVPLNIVQGNRIDTGAAFLSSVAGQPNVTVLTDTTATRLRIIAGRAVGVEVYGPGGLETIAADRIVLCAGTIGSARLLMLSGVGDEEMLRELGIAVAQPLPVGLSCADHPEWLFAVDWPTVSGRPPLEIVLSTPDGLEIRPYTTGFAEMTAQSPGLHSDPAHIGVSLMRPRGRVRLALASADPRVAPRIEHDYDREPADVAELARGALLVEELVGASGLTPVWATSQHLCASAPMGQVIDERCRVHGVDGLWVIDGAALPAIPSRGPHATIAMLAHRAVEFVGAAPLNAPQRTR; this comes from the coding sequence TTGACCACGCCGACCCGCGACGTGGTGGTCATCGGTGCCGGCAGCGCGGGATCGATCGTGGCGGCCCGCCTCGCCGCCGACCCGGCCTGCGCGGTCACGGTGATCGAGGCCGGCCCGCGCCCACCGGCGGGCACGCAGGCCGCCGGTCGCCTTCCGCTCGCCGATCGCAGCGCGGTGGCGCGACGGTACCGCACCCGGCTCACCGCGAACCCGCCGCGCTGGGCGCATGTGATCGGCGGGCACACCGTCGGCGGGTCCGGGGCGGTCAACGGCGGATACTTCTGCCGGGCGGTACCGGCGGACTTCGACGCCGGCTGGCCCACCGGCTGGTCGTGGCCGCAGGCGCTGGACCACTTCCGGGCCCTCGAAGACGACCTCGACTTCACCGGGCCGGCCCACGGCCGCGGCGGTCGCATCGCGGTTCGGCGCAGCCGGGACTTCGCCGGGGTCACCGCGAGCTTTGCCGCGGCGGCACGTCGCGCCGGTTTCCGATGGATTCCCGACCTCAACGACGCCGGCCGTGAGCTGCCCGAAGGGTTCGGTTCGGTCCCGCTGAACATTGTGCAGGGCAATCGAATCGACACTGGGGCAGCGTTCTTGTCTTCTGTCGCAGGGCAACCCAACGTGACGGTGCTGACCGACACGACGGCGACACGATTGCGGATCATCGCCGGTCGAGCCGTCGGCGTCGAGGTGTACGGACCCGGAGGTCTGGAGACGATCGCTGCGGATCGAATCGTTCTGTGTGCCGGGACGATCGGGTCCGCGCGCTTGCTGATGCTCTCCGGTGTCGGTGACGAGGAGATGCTACGAGAACTGGGGATCGCAGTGGCGCAACCGCTTCCGGTCGGACTGTCCTGCGCCGACCATCCGGAGTGGCTGTTCGCGGTGGACTGGCCGACGGTCTCGGGTCGACCGCCGTTGGAGATCGTGCTCAGCACACCGGACGGACTCGAAATACGACCCTATACAACTGGTTTCGCAGAGATGACCGCTCAATCGCCAGGGCTGCACAGTGATCCGGCGCATATCGGAGTGTCGTTGATGCGGCCCCGGGGGCGGGTGCGGCTCGCGCTCGCCTCGGCCGATCCGAGAGTCGCGCCGCGCATCGAACACGACTACGACCGCGAACCCGCCGATGTCGCCGAGTTGGCCCGCGGGGCGCTGCTGGTCGAGGAACTCGTGGGCGCCAGCGGTCTGACGCCGGTGTGGGCGACGTCGCAGCATCTGTGTGCGAGCGCACCGATGGGGCAAGTGATCGATGAACGCTGCCGGGTGCACGGCGTCGACGGGCTGTGGGTGATCGACGGGGCCGCGCTGCCGGCGATCCCCAGCCGCGGGCCGCACGCCACGATCGCGATGCTCGCCCACCGGGCGGTCGAGTTCGTCGGGGCAGCGCCCCTCAACGCCCCTCAGCGCACCCGGTAG